From the Tribolium castaneum strain GA2 chromosome 2, icTriCast1.1, whole genome shotgun sequence genome, one window contains:
- the LOC103314275 gene encoding uncharacterized protein LOC103314275: MSSVSKNSKTQKKSASRLSQRKHQERGSEQKFLQRKVFTKSSRPPSTNQYKVVNVPCKIPSAFIVPKKDSIKKETKKAITNDWELKLQKFREKQQEIKEKYSPKMRELYVNPKKLKRDSISELHRARVPEIVAEPIKTNDGGDDETEPVQFQEKVFIKQEPIKLEDNAKSLITLVTFEQEVPRLSPEIKAKANELITEAHRMIWHWLFRGLFPPAIIAAKHK; this comes from the exons ATGTCCAGTGTTTCGAAAAACAgcaaaacccaaaaaaaatcggCCTCTCGTTTGAGTCAGCGGAAACATCAAGAGCGTGGAAGTGAACAG AAATTTTTACAGAGGAAAGTTTTTACCAAAAGTTCAAGACCTCCGTCCACCAATCAGTACAAAGTTGTTAATGTTCCGTGTAAAATACCATCAGCATTTATTGTACCGAAAAAAGACAGCATTAAGAAAGAAACTAAGAAAGCAATAACAAATGATTGGGAGCTTaaacttcaaaaatttagGGAAAAACAGCAAGAAATTAAGGAAAAATACTCGCCCAAGATGAGAGAGCTTTACGTTAAcccgaaaaaattaaaaag AGATTCGATAAGTGAGTTACATCGAGCGCGTGTACCAGAAATTGTGGCGGAACCCATCAAGactaat GACGGGGGAGATGACGAAACAGAACCAGTTCAATTTCAG gaaaaaGTGTTCATTAAGCAAGAACCAATCAAGCTTGAAGATAATGCAAAATCTTTAATAACTCTGGTCACTTTCGAGCAG GAGGTGCCAAGACTGTCTCCGGAGATCAAAGCAAAAGCAAATGAATTAATAACAGAAGCGCACCGAATGATTTGGCATTGGCTCTTCCGCGGCCTTTTCCCCCCGGCAATTATTGCAgcaaaacacaaataa